In the genome of Ziziphus jujuba cultivar Dongzao chromosome 10, ASM3175591v1, the window GCTGTTTTCTTACAAACCCCACACCTTGGCTTATATATAGCTAAATTTTTTAGACTGTGGAcctgacttttcttcttctttttttcatctttcttttgCCATTTTCCAACCTCACCAATATCCAAAACAAAACTGCCACACCAACAGCACTCTCTCCTATATcactttcatttctttttttttttttttttttttttttttcatccgcTAATTTTGTAACATTACCAGAATGACCCAAAACCAATATGTAAGTTAGAACAGATCATGTTCATTGGTTTATTATTGTTGTCCATATTAATACCGCTTATTCTTGTTTGGTGCTTCCTAATATTACCAAAATTCCCCATGTGGGTGTTTTGGCAGAATTTGGATTATAAATGACATTGCTATTGAAACACAGTTATCCAGAGTTGGACACTCAAGGATGGTGATTTTGGCTTTTTTGTGCAGAAGAGATTGCATAGTAATTATAATTACTAGgagattttattataataattaaaacatttttatttttttccctgttGTATGGGAAAAGATGAACATAGACTGTGACATCTATCGTCTCCTCATTGATCCTAAACAAAAGAGGCATTATTGAACCCCAAACAGTTATAAAGCAAATGATCGTTCAACTTCAATCCCTCATTTCTATAACATTCTCAGGAAAcattcccaaataaaatttctgcctcaatttctattattattattttttattatttttttcgggGGCAATTGAATTAGCAGCTAAGAAATCATAAaccctttgttttttaaattttcattcaacaaaaacgaaacttaaaaaaagaaaaaaaaaggtgaaaagaGAAGCCCACAACTCATAATCATTGGTTAATATTcgttattaattattatcaatGTGGCTGTTGCTTAACGCCAAGTTAATGATGGATTCCAATCTTAAAACACTTTCCCAAAAGAGAAATCCTCAAAATCATTGCTTGCCTTaattatgcttcttttttttcatatgtgtatatatatatatatatatatatctatcatCCCCTGTACTTCACTTGAATCatactattttttctttttcttttttcccccaaaGTGAGAAATACACAAGTATCAAACCGAAATTAGTTattcaaataatgttttattgcAGCTGCGTGAAACTTAtggattatataaaaatatatacatatatatatatatatatatatatatatatatatttatgcaaattATTGTATAAatccatcattaaaaaaaaaatccaaatttaaaattatattatatattatatcaaaaaaataacagaGCCCGATACTTTCTGCAAGATTCTTGTTGATGGAAGATGGATCAGAACAGGTGGCATCTTCGAttcaatcaatttaaattaattatatttggagaATAAAAaacgaaataaataaataaataatagggaTAGTGGAgctgaaaagaaggaaaaaggcgtgtatacaaataaaatacatgagtcttaaaaaaaaaaaaaaaaaaattaaaaacttcataaataaaaataaaaatattttcaaaaaaataaaaataataaagagcCACCTGGCACAACGAAGCCCAGCTCCGgcggtagattttttttttctttttcttttttttttttttttttttgggtggtcagctcgaggaggaggaggaggaggagtttATTAGAGTGGAGTTTGGCGTGCCGGCGAGAAGCTCGGTGAGAGCGGTCATGGCGCGCACCTGCATCTCCAAAGCAGCTATGTAATCGCTGGCTTCTTCTAGAAGGTTCGGGAAAGAAAGTTTCCGGCAACCGGGAACCAACCGGCCGAGAACTTGGACTTTCTTCTGCATGGGCGGTAACTTCCTCACCTCCGTCTTCGGTAACCTGTTAGGCCTTGACACCTTGGCCTTCCTATGTTTCCTTTTATGGAGGTTTCTATTCAACCTGAGTCGACTGGCCAGAATCGCTCGGCTCCATCGGGTTGTACCTTTGGCCGCCAAGGCGAGAACTCGGTCGGCGGTGTCCCTCACGCGTCTAGTGCCGGAGAACTTCTCCGCTGGCGAAGAATTCGTACGAGCTTGGCGGAGAGCTTGGACAAGCTTGGAGGAGTAGATCAGCTGCTCGGTGTCGGATCTCCATCTGGCAGTTCGGGTTTCGGAATTAAGAGATGGACGTTGCTCCGTTGAGAGACCTTcgattttccttctctttttgcGGTTGGAATCTATGGAGGCATCTAGATTGGATTCCAAGTTTGAAATAAACGACGCcatggaaaacaaaagaaagaaagttctctctctctctctctctttctggtAAATTTACAACCTCTTTGATCGAGTATTCTACTATAAACCtgcaaataaatatgaataatacgaTTAGAAAactaacatgaaaaaaaaaattaaaaaaaaaaaaaagaagaagaagaagatcaaagAAAGTGAAAAGTTGGACTAAAGGTTTACCTTTGGAGCGATGGAGACGATGCGCACAAGCTGTTTGTGAAAAATTCTGAATGAGAATTTTGGATGAGGTGGAGGTGTTTGTTTTATTGcagaagagaaagagagcagggaagagagaagaaaagatAGCAAGCAATTGGTTTGGGTGGGAATGAAAGGCGTGGTGTTTGGAGGAgactttatataaatattaaataaaaataaataaaaaatattaatataaggagttttatagaaattatgggataattaaaaaaaaaaaaatatatatatatatatatatatatatatataaaaagaccaAGTCACGGGGAACCACGCGTCCTTACCTTAATCACATTTATTGCCATTTTGTCCCCCCCTGCTTTTAAGTTTTATCCATCCtttctcttccttcttttatttttatttatttacttatttatttattatttctatacTAATATGTAATTTATcatgttaatattttaattttactttcatttcagtACTAATTCTGTCTATTTACTCAGAAGgtataactaaataaataaataaataaaaacagctATGTTACAAATGTAATATGTTTGATTTTGCATGACAGTTTATATGCTTTCCAAgtaaaatgttaattaatttaaaagctttttcttttttcataatcATTAGAATCAACAAAAATTatagaacaaaaattaattcgaatgtctttaaaaaaaaattaaaaaaataattcaaatgaaTTAATAGGGTAGTATTAATTCCAAAAATGGGGAGATAATGTGACATTTTGAGAAGGAATTTGCATAGCATTGAGGATTTGATGGAAAATGCAAAGCATTGAAGATGGAGATATCTATTACATTCtacatgataaaaaatttaaaccttGATTGATTGGACAATCTTCCTAGGAGTGGACAACTTGTtcatttatctcctttttatttatttatttatttatttttgttatgtaGCTAGTTTGTATTTTGTCTTAATCTTTTTCAATGCAACCtacttttatattataaatgcaTTAATGAGGCAGTTCGTTTGCGTGTGATTCTCAAATTTGGAAATTCATACCAGGAAGACTAACCAATATCTACCcacaagaaaaattaacaatgttttttttttttaattcaaaaaaaatgtatatatttgttaaaagagAGTGCAATCTTGTGGATTAAGCGGTTTGATTTCATATAGCCCAAtttaaaccaaaaagaaaatgaaatacttacatttataagatatataaaatattaattaggtCAATAAAAGCAGCTAAACTTTCATTTGGGTGcatcataattatttatttgaagagGCTAAAGAAATGTTCGGTGACTTAATTTTCTTTGAGATGTACGTCAACTGAGCAGGTGAAACATTTCCTCTGTCTTCTGCCACaagataaacaataataataataaacatttcaAACGTGCCACAATATAGGGAAGTGAAACATTTACTCAATTTTTAGCTTTTTACCAAACATGCAggttaaaacaataaatagtAAAACATCACCCATCGAAACATTGAATCTTTAAGGATATGGTTcaatgaattataaattttttatttcattttattttatttttaataaagaagcattaaaaagctaaaattgaaagaaaaaaaaaatatatatatatatatatatatatataaaatgtcatGTGTCTCACTGTCTTGTATTGCAAGGCCAGTATGTCATATTATATACCTAcaatctcacttttttttttaaaaaaattttttcccCTTATCTTAGAGGTTTAGGGATTGTGGCCAATAATAAAGCACACTattcttctctttttattttttttaaatttttattaataataaggATTCAAAATGTTTAAACCATTCTTTATCAACTTTAATAGGGTTGATGCTGTGGAAGAGTAAGATTGGATAACATAATAAGTGGTGGCAAGAATTGATTGGTTAGGCAGTGGGTCCAATGGAATTTTGTAGTTTAGCGAAGCAATGATTAGTGGGTGATGCACCTAATAGAAATTTAAAGGGAAGGGCATGCATGTGGTTGTTTTCATGGCACTTTCTCtcatacagagagagagagagagagatagagagagagagagagagagagagacagagagaggggggggtcctctgtattttgttttctttatcagAAGAGCCTTTGCTTTGGACTCCATCACCACCTTTTATCAAATGTGGCTAGGCTTCATACACATTGCATACCACGCCATTTATAGGTTTCTATCTATCATTTCTTACCCCCCCGAGCCTCGTTCTCGTGAATGGGATAAATAATTCAGCAAATCTGTCCTACATAGATTTCGTTTGCTCAGATCTActgatattaattttttcatgatCTAACAGTAACTTCCTTAATTCTCATAACCATGCAtagcatttataaatatatatatacagttcaaataagcatatatttaactttgaaaattgaaaataagtgGGTTTCATCCTTTTAGAATTATTGAATTGTATGTTATATAAAAtcctttaatttaataattttacatgattcaaccaatttatttttaacttaaaaattatatatatcctcACTTTTAATaccattataaattattatacatatattggtTTTGTGGTTCTAAATTAGTGgaataaaagtttatttaaaaGAAGGCTGGTATGTGACAGTAGAAAGACTAAAACATTTGATTACATAATCTACAGTACTAGTCACAGGCCAAAAATGAAGATGGTCCTGATTTGATAAAATTGGGAAACtaataattgaaggaacagaTCTACGAATGACATGCCAGAGTGTTTGCCTCCTTGCGTGAGACACGATTCAATGTTACCAAGTAAGATTCAAGGtcagaattttaattaaataatacaaaatcatCCAGTACAAACCCCAAAGGCAAGGCTATAGTCTTTCACcctcccaaaaagaaaaaaatatctttaggGTCCAAACAATTGCAATTTGCATTATGGATTTGCTTATTTAAGATAATGACATGTCAAACTACGACTTTTTCAACAGTTATGTGTCAAAGTCAATAGTAGATTTTACACTGGCCGTGAAGTAATCCACATTTCTTTGTTGGTTCTAAATactatttcttttaatattatattaaaatataaaaatattacccATAGAATAGAATTTACCTTTCTAAGTTTAGGATAATAATTGTAGCCTTGATATGAGTACTCAGAAATTTGGCTTCTCTGATTCACCAAACAAATAACCCTGTTGCATTCTTCCCAAATATTCTTTCTTATCCATTTCATTAACTACTCTCTAAAGAGAAGCCAATGGGGATTCAATTAGTGTTCCcaccaaaataaaacatatattaaaacatgaATTTGGAACCCCAAGATCTCACCAAAGAAAGGATTAACTTAAAACATGTGACTATATAAAGACAAAAAATCTTGATTACTTGTGCTAATTTGCTCCCTAACATGGGTTTCCAATTTTTAAGTATTAACATGTTCCTTTTTAACTATTATATTTGTCAACTAATCAACACTACTTTATGAATGCATGAATCAGACAAGCAAACTGTCTATTTGTTTCACATGTCACGGAGTAGGTTCTTTAAATTGTTAGGTTATTGACTCTCTAATGTGATATAGCACTGCTTGCAGACCTGAACCGAACTGAACCGGGCAATTATATACAACAAGAACCATGAACCGACCATGGTTCCAAAGTTCTACAAAGACCAAGCCACAAAATGACCAACAGATAAGGAACAAGTCAGAGCAGAACGCCACTTGCATAATGCAATGCATAAAATATTCAGACAACAATGCTGTTAGCAGATAAGCACGAGATTTGGTAGAACAAACGCGATTAGCGTTGCTATCTTCCAATATTATAATGCGTTttcattaaacaaatatattccTCTCATATAATATGATGTTTAGAGATCGTTTTCATATGATATATACATTTTTGTTAGGTATATAGGGAGCTAATACGCTGGTCTGCTtgatcgtatatatatatatatataattttaataacaattacaaATAACTTACTACAGTGTAATCATTTT includes:
- the LOC107411753 gene encoding transcription factor bHLH149, which codes for MASFISNLESNLDASIDSNRKKRRKIEGLSTEQRPSLNSETRTARWRSDTEQLIYSSKLVQALRQARTNSSPAEKFSGTRRVRDTADRVLALAAKGTTRWSRAILASRLRLNRNLHKRKHRKAKVSRPNRLPKTEVRKLPPMQKKVQVLGRLVPGCRKLSFPNLLEEASDYIAALEMQVRAMTALTELLAGTPNSTLINSSSSSSSS